One window of the Salminus brasiliensis chromosome 1, fSalBra1.hap2, whole genome shotgun sequence genome contains the following:
- the ncam3 gene encoding neural cell adhesion molecule 1 isoform X3, with translation MAPSSLITLRLFALFFLFSRLADAKVEIIVGDTELKVGSDQLLLCKAGKDADITWQKDGEDIDEDKHGLEKVDETSAKLYLRKVELQDSGVYTCKCDYDSHEDETTIKIFVYEEPNFGDTKTYHEFLINQTVHVPCVVTGKPEVEINWYRNGHLVSNDGRTLATGYPCGMRHLTVLHNRNLHITNIQKADHGTYTCVANIKDHKSLEKRLDVSVVVNVPPIVMIRESRTHVHAGPNTNVTIICLVSGVPNPTISWTTPSTSDSSRYIYNSDKSELTIPAVARSDFGEYVCTGSSKIGEDNAEFILDVSELPFVTLTQNEMVVKLGETASVSCNATGHPLPHIEWVDHQNKKVEGSDTELIIRNVKTSDGGVYYCKANNTAGTSKEQFRLITSPAVPEFFTVSPGPTSAHITLRTPLQDGGSPITKYLVQWRKQSQDQWSQTDIPFSGPLVVTSLAPYTQYSVRFAAQNEHYIGGWSDEKTIRTQARREPDRPVLYPSDSKIEGNTYSIPIKQLDNGGSPIERFVVRYRMDKEGENWSEKEMDPDSTKIQLQNLQYSSDYQIEVLAFNVNGSSSPTKLNFSIPQAVHKPSLGKGGVAGIVIVIFLVLLVAVDAFCCYTNHCGLLNFVARKLFGHKVSDSKTLEEGVVNNAAVKPPASGDTANEARL, from the exons ATGGCTCCCTCATCCCTCATCACACTGAGATTGTTTgccctcttctttcttttttcacgACTAGCAG ATGCTAAAGTGGAGATCATTGTCGGTGATACAGAACTTAAAGTGGGGAGTGACCAGTTATTACTGTGCAAAG CTGGTAAAGATGCTGACATTACATGGCAGAAGGACGGGGAGGATATCGACGAAGACAAGCATGGACTGGAGAAAGTGGATGAAACTTCAGCTAAACTGTACTTGAGGAAGGTTGAGCTACAAGACAGTGGAGTTTACACATGCAAATGTGACTATGACAGTCACGAAGATGAGACAACCATTAAAATCTTTGTCTATG agGAACCAAACTTTGGTGACACAAAGACATACCATGAGTTTCTGATCAACCAGACAGTGCATGTACCATGTGTGGTCACCGGGAAACCCGAGGTGGAGATCAACTGGTACCGGAACGGTCATCTTGTGAGCAATGATGGTAGGACCCTCGCTACGGGCTATCCATGTG GCATGCGTCATCTCACAGTCCTGCATAATAGGAATCTGCATATTACAAACATTCAGAAGGCTGATCATGGAACCTACACCTGTGTGGCGAACATCAAAGATCACAAGTCCTTAGAGAAGAGGCTGGATGTGTCTGTTGTTGTTAACG TTCCACCAATTGTGATGATTCGTGAAAGCCGGACGCATGTCCACGCTGGACCAAACACAAACGTTACAATTATATGTCTGGTGTCAGGAGTACCAAATCCAACAATTAGCTGGACAAC ACCTTCTACCTCGGATTCCTCTCGCTACATATACAACTCAGACAAAAGTGAGCTTACTATCCCAGCCGTGGCCAGAAGTGACTTCGGGGAATATGTCTGCACTGGCAGCAGTAAGATTGGAGAGGACAACGCAGAATTCATTCTAGACGTCTCAG AACTCCCATTTGTGACCCTGACCCAGAATGAGATGGTTGTGAAACTTGGAGAAACTGCATCTGTCTCCTGCAATGCCACTGGACATCCTTTGCCCCACATTGAGTGGGTTGACCATCAGAATAAG AAAGTGGAAGGATCTGACACAGAGCTCATCATTAGGAATGTGAAAACCTCTGATGGTGGTGTGTATTATTGCAAAGCTAACAACACGGCCGGCACCAGCAAAGAGCAGTTTAGGCTAATCA CTTCACCAGCAGTGCCAGAATTTTTTACCGTTTCGCCTGGACCTACGTCAGCCCACATCACTCTGCGCACCCCCTTGCAAGATGGTGGCTCTCCCATTACCAAATATCTTGTGCAGTGGAGGAAACAATCACAAGATCAGTGGAGTCAGACTGACATTCCCTTTTCTG GTCCCCTGGTTGTCACATCTCTGGCTCCATATACTCAGTACTCTGTACGCTTTGCGGCCCAAAATGAGCACTATATTGGGGGTTGGTCTGATGAGAAGACGATCCGCACCCAGGCCAGAC GTGAACCCGACAGACCTGTCCTATATCCTTCTGATAGCAAGATAGAGGGAAACACCTATTCCATCCCAATCAAACAACTGGACAATGGAGGCTCTCCTATTGAACGCTTTGTTGTGCGCTACAGAATG GACAAGGAGGGCGAGAACTGGAGTGAAAAGGAAATGGATCCAGACTCCACCAAGATTCAGCTCCAAAATCTTCAGTACAGCTCAGACTACCAGATCGAAGTTTTAGCATTTAATGTCAACGGCTCCTCCAGCCCAACCAAACTCAATTTCTCCATTCCACAAG CTGTGCATAAGCCCAGTTTGGGTAAAGGTGGCGTGGCTGGCATCGTTATTGTCATCTTCCTGGTGCTGTTGGTGGCAGTGGATGCATTCTGTTGCTATACAAACCACTGTGGCCTGCTCAACTTTGTGGCTAGAAAACTTTTTGGCCACAAGGTGTCTGACTCCAAGACTCTGGAAGAAGGTGTGGTCAACAACGCTGCTGT GAAACCACCAGCCAGTGGCGACACAGCTAACGAAGCGCGACTGTAA
- the ncam3 gene encoding neural cell adhesion molecule 1 isoform X1, producing MAPSSLITLRLFALFFLFSRLADAKVEIIVGDTELKVGSDQLLLCKAGKDADITWQKDGEDIDEDKHGLEKVDETSAKLYLRKVELQDSGVYTCKCDYDSHEDETTIKIFVYEEPNFGDTKTYHEFLINQTVHVPCVVTGKPEVEINWYRNGHLVSNDGRTLATGYPCGMRHLTVLHNRNLHITNIQKADHGTYTCVANIKDHKSLEKRLDVSVVVNVPPIVMIRESRTHVHAGPNTNVTIICLVSGVPNPTISWTTPSTSDSSRYIYNSDKSELTIPAVARSDFGEYVCTGSSKIGEDNAEFILDVSELPFVTLTQNEMVVKLGETASVSCNATGHPLPHIEWVDHQNKKVEGSDTELIIRNVKTSDGGVYYCKANNTAGTSKEQFRLITSPAVPEFFTVSPGPTSAHITLRTPLQDGGSPITKYLVQWRKQSQDQWSQTDIPFSGPLVVTSLAPYTQYSVRFAAQNEHYIGGWSDEKTIRTQARREPDRPVLYPSDSKIEGNTYSIPIKQLDNGGSPIERFVVRYRMDKEGENWSEKEMDPDSTKIQLQNLQYSSDYQIEVLAFNVNGSSSPTKLNFSIPQAVHKPSLGKGGVAGIVIVIFLVLLVAVDAFCCYTNHCGLLNFVARKLFGHKVSDSKTLEEGVVNNAAVDMNGLEKPRDSIPKLQAQNGTTNGVHSEVTCDKAPLTKFEKPPASGDTANEARL from the exons ATGGCTCCCTCATCCCTCATCACACTGAGATTGTTTgccctcttctttcttttttcacgACTAGCAG ATGCTAAAGTGGAGATCATTGTCGGTGATACAGAACTTAAAGTGGGGAGTGACCAGTTATTACTGTGCAAAG CTGGTAAAGATGCTGACATTACATGGCAGAAGGACGGGGAGGATATCGACGAAGACAAGCATGGACTGGAGAAAGTGGATGAAACTTCAGCTAAACTGTACTTGAGGAAGGTTGAGCTACAAGACAGTGGAGTTTACACATGCAAATGTGACTATGACAGTCACGAAGATGAGACAACCATTAAAATCTTTGTCTATG agGAACCAAACTTTGGTGACACAAAGACATACCATGAGTTTCTGATCAACCAGACAGTGCATGTACCATGTGTGGTCACCGGGAAACCCGAGGTGGAGATCAACTGGTACCGGAACGGTCATCTTGTGAGCAATGATGGTAGGACCCTCGCTACGGGCTATCCATGTG GCATGCGTCATCTCACAGTCCTGCATAATAGGAATCTGCATATTACAAACATTCAGAAGGCTGATCATGGAACCTACACCTGTGTGGCGAACATCAAAGATCACAAGTCCTTAGAGAAGAGGCTGGATGTGTCTGTTGTTGTTAACG TTCCACCAATTGTGATGATTCGTGAAAGCCGGACGCATGTCCACGCTGGACCAAACACAAACGTTACAATTATATGTCTGGTGTCAGGAGTACCAAATCCAACAATTAGCTGGACAAC ACCTTCTACCTCGGATTCCTCTCGCTACATATACAACTCAGACAAAAGTGAGCTTACTATCCCAGCCGTGGCCAGAAGTGACTTCGGGGAATATGTCTGCACTGGCAGCAGTAAGATTGGAGAGGACAACGCAGAATTCATTCTAGACGTCTCAG AACTCCCATTTGTGACCCTGACCCAGAATGAGATGGTTGTGAAACTTGGAGAAACTGCATCTGTCTCCTGCAATGCCACTGGACATCCTTTGCCCCACATTGAGTGGGTTGACCATCAGAATAAG AAAGTGGAAGGATCTGACACAGAGCTCATCATTAGGAATGTGAAAACCTCTGATGGTGGTGTGTATTATTGCAAAGCTAACAACACGGCCGGCACCAGCAAAGAGCAGTTTAGGCTAATCA CTTCACCAGCAGTGCCAGAATTTTTTACCGTTTCGCCTGGACCTACGTCAGCCCACATCACTCTGCGCACCCCCTTGCAAGATGGTGGCTCTCCCATTACCAAATATCTTGTGCAGTGGAGGAAACAATCACAAGATCAGTGGAGTCAGACTGACATTCCCTTTTCTG GTCCCCTGGTTGTCACATCTCTGGCTCCATATACTCAGTACTCTGTACGCTTTGCGGCCCAAAATGAGCACTATATTGGGGGTTGGTCTGATGAGAAGACGATCCGCACCCAGGCCAGAC GTGAACCCGACAGACCTGTCCTATATCCTTCTGATAGCAAGATAGAGGGAAACACCTATTCCATCCCAATCAAACAACTGGACAATGGAGGCTCTCCTATTGAACGCTTTGTTGTGCGCTACAGAATG GACAAGGAGGGCGAGAACTGGAGTGAAAAGGAAATGGATCCAGACTCCACCAAGATTCAGCTCCAAAATCTTCAGTACAGCTCAGACTACCAGATCGAAGTTTTAGCATTTAATGTCAACGGCTCCTCCAGCCCAACCAAACTCAATTTCTCCATTCCACAAG CTGTGCATAAGCCCAGTTTGGGTAAAGGTGGCGTGGCTGGCATCGTTATTGTCATCTTCCTGGTGCTGTTGGTGGCAGTGGATGCATTCTGTTGCTATACAAACCACTGTGGCCTGCTCAACTTTGTGGCTAGAAAACTTTTTGGCCACAAGGTGTCTGACTCCAAGACTCTGGAAGAAGGTGTGGTCAACAACGCTGCTGT AGACATGAATGGGCTAGAGAAACCAAGAGATAGCATCCCAAAACTACAGGCGCAAAACGGTACGACGAATGGGGTACACTCGGAGGTCACGTGTGACAAAGCCCCCCTCACCAAATTCGA GAAACCACCAGCCAGTGGCGACACAGCTAACGAAGCGCGACTGTAA
- the ncam3 gene encoding neural cell adhesion molecule 1 isoform X2: MAPSSLITLRLFALFFLFSRLADAKVEIIVGDTELKVGSDQLLLCKAGKDADITWQKDGEDIDEDKHGLEKVDETSAKLYLRKVELQDSGVYTCKCDYDSHEDETTIKIFVYEEPNFGDTKTYHEFLINQTVHVPCVVTGKPEVEINWYRNGHLVSNDGMRHLTVLHNRNLHITNIQKADHGTYTCVANIKDHKSLEKRLDVSVVVNVPPIVMIRESRTHVHAGPNTNVTIICLVSGVPNPTISWTTPSTSDSSRYIYNSDKSELTIPAVARSDFGEYVCTGSSKIGEDNAEFILDVSELPFVTLTQNEMVVKLGETASVSCNATGHPLPHIEWVDHQNKKVEGSDTELIIRNVKTSDGGVYYCKANNTAGTSKEQFRLITSPAVPEFFTVSPGPTSAHITLRTPLQDGGSPITKYLVQWRKQSQDQWSQTDIPFSGPLVVTSLAPYTQYSVRFAAQNEHYIGGWSDEKTIRTQARREPDRPVLYPSDSKIEGNTYSIPIKQLDNGGSPIERFVVRYRMDKEGENWSEKEMDPDSTKIQLQNLQYSSDYQIEVLAFNVNGSSSPTKLNFSIPQAVHKPSLGKGGVAGIVIVIFLVLLVAVDAFCCYTNHCGLLNFVARKLFGHKVSDSKTLEEGVVNNAAVDMNGLEKPRDSIPKLQAQNGTTNGVHSEVTCDKAPLTKFEKPPASGDTANEARL; this comes from the exons ATGGCTCCCTCATCCCTCATCACACTGAGATTGTTTgccctcttctttcttttttcacgACTAGCAG ATGCTAAAGTGGAGATCATTGTCGGTGATACAGAACTTAAAGTGGGGAGTGACCAGTTATTACTGTGCAAAG CTGGTAAAGATGCTGACATTACATGGCAGAAGGACGGGGAGGATATCGACGAAGACAAGCATGGACTGGAGAAAGTGGATGAAACTTCAGCTAAACTGTACTTGAGGAAGGTTGAGCTACAAGACAGTGGAGTTTACACATGCAAATGTGACTATGACAGTCACGAAGATGAGACAACCATTAAAATCTTTGTCTATG agGAACCAAACTTTGGTGACACAAAGACATACCATGAGTTTCTGATCAACCAGACAGTGCATGTACCATGTGTGGTCACCGGGAAACCCGAGGTGGAGATCAACTGGTACCGGAACGGTCATCTTGTGAGCAATGATG GCATGCGTCATCTCACAGTCCTGCATAATAGGAATCTGCATATTACAAACATTCAGAAGGCTGATCATGGAACCTACACCTGTGTGGCGAACATCAAAGATCACAAGTCCTTAGAGAAGAGGCTGGATGTGTCTGTTGTTGTTAACG TTCCACCAATTGTGATGATTCGTGAAAGCCGGACGCATGTCCACGCTGGACCAAACACAAACGTTACAATTATATGTCTGGTGTCAGGAGTACCAAATCCAACAATTAGCTGGACAAC ACCTTCTACCTCGGATTCCTCTCGCTACATATACAACTCAGACAAAAGTGAGCTTACTATCCCAGCCGTGGCCAGAAGTGACTTCGGGGAATATGTCTGCACTGGCAGCAGTAAGATTGGAGAGGACAACGCAGAATTCATTCTAGACGTCTCAG AACTCCCATTTGTGACCCTGACCCAGAATGAGATGGTTGTGAAACTTGGAGAAACTGCATCTGTCTCCTGCAATGCCACTGGACATCCTTTGCCCCACATTGAGTGGGTTGACCATCAGAATAAG AAAGTGGAAGGATCTGACACAGAGCTCATCATTAGGAATGTGAAAACCTCTGATGGTGGTGTGTATTATTGCAAAGCTAACAACACGGCCGGCACCAGCAAAGAGCAGTTTAGGCTAATCA CTTCACCAGCAGTGCCAGAATTTTTTACCGTTTCGCCTGGACCTACGTCAGCCCACATCACTCTGCGCACCCCCTTGCAAGATGGTGGCTCTCCCATTACCAAATATCTTGTGCAGTGGAGGAAACAATCACAAGATCAGTGGAGTCAGACTGACATTCCCTTTTCTG GTCCCCTGGTTGTCACATCTCTGGCTCCATATACTCAGTACTCTGTACGCTTTGCGGCCCAAAATGAGCACTATATTGGGGGTTGGTCTGATGAGAAGACGATCCGCACCCAGGCCAGAC GTGAACCCGACAGACCTGTCCTATATCCTTCTGATAGCAAGATAGAGGGAAACACCTATTCCATCCCAATCAAACAACTGGACAATGGAGGCTCTCCTATTGAACGCTTTGTTGTGCGCTACAGAATG GACAAGGAGGGCGAGAACTGGAGTGAAAAGGAAATGGATCCAGACTCCACCAAGATTCAGCTCCAAAATCTTCAGTACAGCTCAGACTACCAGATCGAAGTTTTAGCATTTAATGTCAACGGCTCCTCCAGCCCAACCAAACTCAATTTCTCCATTCCACAAG CTGTGCATAAGCCCAGTTTGGGTAAAGGTGGCGTGGCTGGCATCGTTATTGTCATCTTCCTGGTGCTGTTGGTGGCAGTGGATGCATTCTGTTGCTATACAAACCACTGTGGCCTGCTCAACTTTGTGGCTAGAAAACTTTTTGGCCACAAGGTGTCTGACTCCAAGACTCTGGAAGAAGGTGTGGTCAACAACGCTGCTGT AGACATGAATGGGCTAGAGAAACCAAGAGATAGCATCCCAAAACTACAGGCGCAAAACGGTACGACGAATGGGGTACACTCGGAGGTCACGTGTGACAAAGCCCCCCTCACCAAATTCGA GAAACCACCAGCCAGTGGCGACACAGCTAACGAAGCGCGACTGTAA